From Deltaproteobacteria bacterium:
TTTGCATCCCGCATGCGTTTCCTGGTCGAAACCAATACATTCAATCCGTAATAATGTCAATTTATTTCAATGAGTTGATTGATTTTCAGGGGCGACCAAGTAGCTTTAACCATTGGGATCCCGACGATCCAGCCCAGAAAAACAACTCCTCGGCCTTCAATTTCCGCATGGACACCCAGTCGCCCGGCAAGGCCTCCATCCATGGCTACGGACTGGCCATCGACCTGAACCCGTTCTACAATCCGGCCAGGGTCGCCGACGGCAAGATCGAGCCCCTGGGGGCGGAAACGTTTCTGGACCGTTCCGTCCAGCACAAGGGCATGGTCCGGGAAAACGACGATGTGTTTCAGTTCATGACCAGGCACGGCTGGGCCTGGGGCGGTTTCTTCAAGTCGGGCTTCGACCCCATGCATTTCGAGAAGATCGTGACTCGGCAATACATCATCGATTCCCTGCACTATGCCCCCAACGACTGGGGTATCGAGTCGTCATTATGACCTTTGAAAAACTCAACAGGAAGAGGACCCCAGTCATGAAACAGGCTGTTTCCTTTTCCGGCCGCGACGGCCTCCGGCTGGCCGGAGAACTCTATCGGCCGGAGCCCCTGGCTCGA
This genomic window contains:
- a CDS encoding M15 family peptidase; the encoded protein is MSIYFNELIDFQGRPSSFNHWDPDDPAQKNNSSAFNFRMDTQSPGKASIHGYGLAIDLNPFYNPARVADGKIEPLGAETFLDRSVQHKGMVRENDDVFQFMTRHGWAWGGFFKSGFDPMHFEKIVTRQYIIDSLHYAPNDWGIESSL